One genomic region from Chthonomonas calidirosea T49 encodes:
- a CDS encoding glycosyltransferase family protein has product MRVLIGFSNAIPELAQKRPLPGRERAGDEILCLQKEGGDICYTPGMTWQQVLDACPKGWHPDIYVHRSPEYHPLPAGLEHANCFTVGVFGDWNLGGYAIRSVAEVFDWLVADLGGCQILRDMGFSNVEHALLWGYNPQQHRLLPGYENDAHRDIEVLFIGSFHPYIHSRRTQMLARVARLSTKYRVLLASGIYGQAYTQLMNRAKIVFNHSVRGECNMRAYEAAACGALLFNEADNLEIGLVFRDGEECVLYTEDNLEERIAFYLAPENTEERLRIAAAAHARVQQHTDAHHLAKLLDKLEFLYQQWRLTDRKSRLFRHRPTSQRQHRLLIHWLRMPTLDGLSCVQQSLAKEGSHPSSLFLRGFAAAELALQTPDSPASTVHLLEAKQLLERQLVQNPQDLAALYSLSRVERALGQEESAWHRLHVLHARLQAGERPLAWPLFPHHYEVLDIRLESLWLQYSPESPEGLEGARKTLLGHTAAQLSTYHFERGEFSLAANYAQEAIAYLPEDGWMHTLFARAQRALGNWQRSLPAYRKALEYHPFLFEAVEEAAKLLMDIGRKEEAITLLNERLPLFEAASGTETLCDTLRSLLQKAQQMPPPSAPSELFYFLAIPSWSQESDWKCLVNAFWQHASRQAQARLLLWFNPQGDGDKTVVTALRQYLQQLAPEASSKVFLIAQPLALEERWKLVRSVKALLRGGDAAPFWEELANAVNLPIYSLEDLREARFATNISMEKRTCL; this is encoded by the coding sequence ATGCGCGTTCTTATAGGATTTAGCAATGCGATTCCCGAACTCGCTCAGAAACGCCCCTTGCCTGGACGTGAGAGGGCTGGGGATGAGATTCTATGCCTCCAAAAGGAGGGTGGAGATATTTGCTACACGCCAGGGATGACCTGGCAGCAGGTGCTCGACGCCTGCCCAAAAGGGTGGCACCCCGACATCTACGTTCATCGCTCGCCGGAATACCACCCTCTTCCCGCCGGTCTGGAGCATGCAAACTGCTTTACTGTGGGTGTTTTCGGCGATTGGAATTTGGGGGGATACGCCATTCGCTCTGTTGCTGAGGTGTTCGACTGGCTGGTTGCTGACCTTGGCGGCTGCCAAATTCTGCGCGATATGGGCTTTTCGAACGTAGAACATGCGTTGCTCTGGGGCTACAACCCACAACAACATCGCCTCCTGCCCGGTTATGAAAACGATGCGCACCGCGACATCGAGGTGTTGTTCATCGGCAGCTTTCATCCGTACATTCACTCGCGTCGCACGCAGATGTTAGCACGTGTGGCGCGTCTTTCTACGAAGTATCGCGTCCTGCTGGCTTCAGGAATCTATGGGCAGGCCTATACCCAACTGATGAACCGCGCCAAAATTGTGTTCAACCACAGCGTGCGTGGGGAGTGCAATATGCGCGCGTATGAAGCGGCGGCCTGTGGCGCCCTCCTTTTCAATGAGGCCGATAACCTCGAAATCGGTCTTGTGTTTCGTGATGGAGAGGAGTGCGTGCTCTACACGGAAGACAACTTGGAGGAGCGCATCGCCTTTTACTTGGCACCGGAGAACACGGAAGAGAGGCTCCGCATCGCAGCTGCAGCCCATGCCCGCGTGCAACAACACACCGACGCCCACCATCTTGCCAAGCTGCTGGACAAACTAGAGTTCCTCTACCAGCAATGGCGCCTTACCGATCGGAAATCACGTCTCTTTCGCCATCGGCCCACCTCTCAGCGGCAGCATCGTCTGCTTATTCACTGGTTGCGCATGCCCACCCTAGATGGGCTCTCTTGTGTGCAGCAGAGCCTCGCAAAAGAGGGGTCTCACCCCTCCAGCCTCTTCTTGAGAGGATTCGCTGCAGCCGAGTTAGCTCTCCAAACCCCAGACTCCCCCGCAAGCACCGTGCATCTTTTGGAGGCGAAGCAGCTGTTAGAGCGACAGCTTGTGCAGAACCCACAGGACCTAGCAGCGCTCTACAGTTTAAGTAGAGTCGAGCGGGCTCTAGGGCAAGAGGAGAGCGCATGGCATCGCCTTCACGTGTTGCATGCACGGCTGCAGGCCGGCGAACGCCCGTTGGCCTGGCCCCTTTTTCCGCACCACTATGAGGTGCTCGACATACGGTTAGAGTCGTTATGGCTTCAGTATTCGCCTGAATCACCAGAGGGTTTAGAGGGAGCTCGCAAAACGCTACTAGGTCACACGGCTGCACAGCTCTCGACGTACCATTTTGAGCGCGGGGAGTTTTCGCTTGCCGCCAACTATGCCCAGGAGGCCATAGCCTATCTCCCCGAAGACGGATGGATGCACACCCTTTTCGCTCGCGCCCAGCGTGCGCTCGGCAACTGGCAGAGATCTCTACCTGCCTACCGCAAAGCGCTTGAGTACCATCCTTTCCTTTTCGAGGCGGTGGAGGAGGCCGCCAAGTTGCTGATGGATATAGGGCGTAAGGAGGAGGCGATCACCCTGCTTAATGAGCGGCTTCCTCTCTTCGAAGCTGCCTCTGGAACGGAAACGCTCTGCGATACGCTGCGGAGCCTTCTGCAAAAAGCTCAGCAGATGCCCCCTCCCTCCGCACCTTCCGAACTCTTTTACTTTCTTGCCATCCCCTCATGGTCTCAGGAGTCGGATTGGAAATGCCTTGTGAATGCCTTCTGGCAGCATGCAAGCCGCCAGGCACAGGCACGCCTTCTCCTCTGGTTCAACCCACAGGGAGATGGGGATAAGACCGTGGTTACGGCTTTGCGCCAGTATCTGCAACAGCTTGCTCCAGAGGCCAGCTCGAAGGTCTTCCTGATCGCTCAACCCCTTGCGCTAGAGGAGCGCTGGAAGCTAGTGCGCAGCGTGAAGGCACTGCTCAGGGGCGGGGACGCGGCGCCCTTTTGGGAAGAGTTGGCTAACGCTGTGAATCTGCCGATATATAGTCTAGAGGACTTACGAGAGGCCCGATTCGCCACAAACATCTCTATGGAGAAACGTACATGCCTTTAA
- a CDS encoding glycosyltransferase family 4 protein, whose protein sequence is MSLQAPSVTALRFPPILWHAPLRDPTGYAEEARHFLFALHAYGAPIAAREIRWNDRVAGVPPHQEQLLQQLLLKPPHPRSVYVLHILGSHLRPAPDARASIGRTMFETDRLPPGWAEACNRMDAVWVPSAFNRETFAFAGVKPEKLRVVPGLIDLDQYNPQGSPLALPSDHGFHFLAVFDWSLRKGWDVLIAAFVEEFRPDEDVALLLRVHSSLGYTVPQIYAQIENFLVKELGRDPARIPDILLLDKSLSASELLALYRAADCYVLPTRGEGWGRPFMEAMAMERPTIATGWSGMTAFMNAENSLLIDYTLQEVSEKAAAEIPTFRGHRWAEPSCAHLRQLMRRVFEDRQFGKELGAKARAYLETYFSPAAVVEILHRELLPFVEG, encoded by the coding sequence ATGAGCTTACAAGCCCCATCGGTCACAGCTCTCCGTTTTCCTCCTATTCTCTGGCATGCACCTCTGCGCGACCCCACCGGCTATGCCGAGGAGGCACGCCACTTTCTCTTCGCTCTGCATGCTTATGGTGCCCCTATCGCTGCAAGGGAGATTCGTTGGAACGACCGTGTAGCGGGAGTGCCACCCCACCAAGAACAGCTGCTTCAACAACTTCTCCTCAAGCCACCGCATCCGCGTAGCGTGTATGTGCTGCATATTCTCGGTAGCCACCTGAGGCCGGCTCCGGACGCCCGCGCCAGCATCGGGCGCACCATGTTTGAGACCGACCGCCTGCCTCCAGGCTGGGCGGAGGCCTGCAATCGTATGGATGCCGTTTGGGTGCCCAGCGCGTTTAACCGGGAGACCTTCGCCTTTGCCGGTGTAAAGCCGGAGAAGCTGCGCGTGGTGCCCGGCCTTATTGACCTCGACCAGTATAACCCGCAAGGCTCTCCCTTGGCTTTGCCAAGCGACCACGGGTTTCATTTCCTTGCCGTCTTCGACTGGAGCTTGCGCAAGGGATGGGACGTCTTGATCGCGGCCTTCGTGGAGGAGTTCCGCCCGGACGAAGACGTAGCGCTGCTGCTGCGGGTCCACTCCTCTTTGGGCTACACGGTGCCTCAAATCTACGCGCAGATCGAGAACTTTCTCGTGAAGGAGTTAGGACGCGACCCAGCACGCATTCCCGATATCCTGCTATTGGATAAATCCCTTTCCGCCTCGGAACTGCTGGCCCTCTATCGCGCTGCCGACTGCTATGTGCTACCGACACGGGGTGAGGGTTGGGGACGCCCTTTCATGGAGGCGATGGCGATGGAGCGTCCCACGATCGCCACCGGCTGGAGCGGCATGACGGCTTTTATGAACGCTGAAAACAGCCTCCTCATTGACTACACGCTTCAGGAGGTCTCGGAAAAAGCAGCGGCAGAGATCCCCACCTTTCGAGGGCATCGTTGGGCCGAACCATCGTGTGCGCATCTGCGCCAGCTTATGCGACGCGTTTTTGAGGACAGACAGTTCGGCAAGGAGCTTGGAGCGAAGGCACGCGCCTATTTGGAAACTTATTTCTCACCGGCCGCCGTTGTGGAGATTCTCCACCGCGAGCTGCTTCCCTTTGTCGAAGGCTAA
- a CDS encoding sugar phosphate isomerase/epimerase family protein produces MRFGVCAGVDAAPLLAEAGYDYIELSVAGDLAPETDDSAWSPHRHRIEQMPLPVEAFNSFVRSGKIVGPEADFARLRRYVNTALERAALLGAEIIVFGSGGARHIPNGFDREVARQQLLDFLHLCADASERTGVKVAIEPLNRRECNVLNLVSEGAAYAREVARPGVGVLADTFHMECEAEPLDAILAAADILLHVHTADTHRYAPGTGSYDYEALFRTLHQCGYDKRLSIECDFQGKLATLAAPALSRLKTAYAAAYKGSP; encoded by the coding sequence ATGCGGTTTGGTGTGTGTGCTGGTGTGGATGCGGCCCCGCTTCTGGCGGAGGCAGGCTACGACTATATTGAGCTCTCCGTTGCTGGAGACCTTGCGCCGGAAACGGACGACAGCGCATGGTCACCCCATCGGCATCGCATAGAGCAGATGCCTCTACCGGTTGAAGCGTTCAACTCGTTCGTGCGTTCGGGCAAAATTGTGGGGCCGGAGGCGGACTTTGCGCGGTTGCGCCGCTATGTGAACACCGCTCTGGAACGAGCCGCCCTCCTAGGGGCAGAGATCATCGTGTTTGGAAGCGGAGGTGCCCGCCATATCCCCAATGGGTTCGACCGCGAGGTCGCGCGACAGCAGCTATTGGACTTCCTTCATCTCTGTGCAGACGCTTCGGAGCGTACCGGCGTGAAGGTGGCCATTGAGCCGCTGAACCGGCGAGAGTGTAACGTTCTTAACCTCGTTTCCGAAGGCGCGGCGTATGCTCGGGAGGTAGCACGGCCTGGAGTGGGCGTTCTTGCCGACACGTTCCATATGGAGTGCGAGGCGGAGCCACTTGATGCCATTCTCGCGGCCGCCGACATTCTGCTGCACGTGCATACCGCAGATACGCACCGGTACGCGCCGGGAACAGGTTCCTATGACTATGAGGCCCTATTCCGCACTCTCCACCAATGCGGCTACGACAAGCGCCTCTCCATAGAGTGCGACTTTCAAGGCAAGTTGGCGACGTTGGCCGCCCCAGCCCTATCTCGCCTAAAAACCGCTTATGCAGCGGCCTATAAAGGCAGCCCGTAG
- a CDS encoding ANTAR domain-containing response regulator, whose translation MSESRLRIVIADDEPIIRLDLKKMLEDSGYEVVGEAGDGIRALELVRNLKPDVVILDIKMPEMDGIDAARVITEEKIAPVLLLTAYSQIDLVNRAKDAGVYSYLVKPFKQADLMPQIEVAVARWEAYQKIEEQAASLEEKLETRKVVDRAKGILMDQYGLKEQEAFRRIQVQSMNTRKSMREIAEAIIIAHNI comes from the coding sequence ATGAGCGAAAGCAGACTGCGAATCGTAATAGCCGACGATGAGCCGATCATCCGGCTCGACCTTAAAAAAATGCTAGAAGATAGCGGTTATGAGGTGGTAGGCGAGGCGGGCGACGGTATACGCGCCCTGGAACTCGTTCGCAACCTCAAGCCGGATGTGGTAATCCTCGACATCAAGATGCCGGAAATGGACGGCATAGATGCTGCGCGGGTGATCACGGAGGAGAAAATAGCGCCGGTGCTGCTACTGACGGCCTATAGCCAAATTGATCTCGTAAATCGCGCAAAAGATGCCGGAGTCTACTCCTACCTCGTCAAGCCATTTAAACAGGCCGATCTCATGCCACAGATCGAGGTGGCCGTAGCCCGCTGGGAGGCCTACCAAAAGATCGAGGAACAGGCTGCAAGCCTAGAGGAGAAGCTAGAGACGCGCAAGGTGGTAGACCGCGCCAAAGGCATTCTCATGGATCAGTACGGTCTGAAGGAGCAAGAGGCCTTTCGACGTATACAGGTGCAGAGCATGAACACACGCAAATCCATGCGCGAGATCGCGGAGGCCATTATCATTGCCCATAACATCTAG
- a CDS encoding GAF domain-containing protein, which yields MRERAYRLRTPRSRRLFAALRRSDDPDVTLLQEELDRRDRQLREAHLLIEQLRAELEEKKEEADALRRVGEATGSAFDLEEMLKVTADIATRITGTDSCQVYLFDPDRQELVLRAADESLRDLVGKIRLKMGEGITGWVARERKPVLVSKDAYKDHRFKLFPEMHEGEFQSMLSVPLVTRGEILGVINVRTRRPREYTRNQVRLLSGIANQVAGAIERSRRFRQLERHAVQLHSLSEVSQAITSNVYLEELLHLFVNMVARTMGYKICTVMILDTARNELVIKATQAENQEYIGKPNLKVGESIAGKAVAEKRILTVLNVQQSPDYASPEIAQKAGVVSLASVPMMLQGNVIGVLNCYTAKEHVFTKEELAILQALATQAALAVEHAKLLVRSAVIQEMHHRVKNNLQQIASLVRLEMRYSKYTTVEDALNDTLSRILAISSVHELLSRDLDTVSIKKVAESILNATKQSVVPPGKIIHSQVEGDDFLLPLNKATSMALVLNELVQNAVEHGFKNIHEGRIEILLQEQPDCLWLRVTNDGEPLPPGFSIRAEDSLGLSIVETLVRGDLNGTFSLENAPDGQGIVATVRVPR from the coding sequence ATGCGCGAGAGAGCCTATCGGTTGCGCACGCCCCGCTCGCGCCGGCTCTTTGCCGCGCTACGGCGCAGTGACGACCCGGATGTAACCCTCTTACAGGAGGAGCTAGACCGTAGGGACCGTCAATTGCGCGAAGCGCATCTGCTTATCGAACAGCTACGTGCGGAGCTAGAAGAGAAAAAAGAGGAGGCCGACGCCCTACGACGCGTGGGTGAGGCCACGGGTTCCGCTTTCGACCTTGAGGAGATGCTGAAGGTCACGGCGGATATCGCTACCCGCATCACAGGAACCGATTCGTGCCAGGTCTACCTGTTCGATCCCGACCGGCAGGAGCTGGTGTTGCGGGCAGCCGACGAAAGCCTGCGCGATCTGGTGGGGAAGATACGCCTCAAAATGGGAGAGGGCATTACCGGTTGGGTTGCCCGTGAGCGCAAGCCCGTGCTCGTTAGCAAGGACGCCTACAAAGACCATCGCTTCAAGTTGTTTCCGGAAATGCACGAGGGCGAGTTTCAGTCCATGCTTTCCGTGCCCCTTGTCACTCGAGGCGAGATATTGGGCGTCATCAACGTGCGCACCCGCCGCCCACGAGAGTATACCCGCAACCAGGTACGACTTCTTTCTGGCATCGCAAACCAGGTGGCCGGGGCTATCGAGAGGTCACGCCGCTTTCGGCAGCTCGAACGCCATGCCGTTCAGCTGCATTCGCTTTCCGAAGTCAGCCAGGCGATCACCTCTAACGTCTATCTAGAAGAGCTGCTTCATCTCTTTGTGAATATGGTGGCCCGCACCATGGGCTACAAAATCTGTACCGTCATGATCTTAGATACCGCTCGTAACGAGCTGGTGATCAAGGCGACGCAGGCGGAGAACCAGGAGTATATTGGCAAACCGAACCTGAAGGTGGGCGAGAGCATTGCTGGGAAGGCCGTTGCCGAAAAACGCATTCTAACCGTGCTCAATGTACAGCAAAGCCCCGACTATGCCTCGCCGGAGATCGCACAAAAGGCAGGCGTTGTCTCATTGGCCAGCGTGCCGATGATGTTGCAGGGCAACGTCATCGGCGTGCTCAACTGCTATACGGCTAAAGAGCACGTTTTTACCAAAGAGGAGTTGGCCATTCTTCAGGCGCTGGCCACGCAGGCAGCCCTCGCGGTGGAACATGCCAAGCTTCTTGTGCGTTCCGCTGTTATCCAGGAGATGCACCATCGTGTGAAAAACAATCTGCAGCAGATCGCTAGCCTTGTTCGCCTCGAAATGCGCTACTCCAAATATACCACCGTGGAGGACGCTCTTAACGATACGCTCTCCCGCATCCTTGCCATCTCCAGTGTGCACGAACTGCTCTCTCGTGATCTCGATACGGTAAGCATCAAAAAGGTAGCCGAGTCCATCCTTAATGCTACCAAACAGAGCGTGGTGCCGCCTGGCAAGATCATCCACTCTCAAGTAGAAGGCGACGATTTCTTGCTGCCGTTAAATAAGGCCACCTCCATGGCGCTCGTGCTCAATGAGCTGGTTCAAAATGCGGTGGAGCACGGCTTTAAAAACATTCATGAGGGGCGCATCGAGATTTTGCTGCAGGAGCAGCCCGACTGTCTGTGGCTACGTGTCACGAACGACGGCGAGCCGCTTCCACCGGGGTTCAGTATTCGAGCGGAAGACAGCCTTGGGCTCTCTATTGTGGAGACATTGGTGCGAGGTGACCTCAACGGCACCTTTAGTCTTGAGAACGCTCCTGATGGTCAGGGAATTGTTGCTACCGTACGTGTGCCCCGCTAG
- a CDS encoding SpoVR family protein, protein MDRAERAELERWIDIITQKAAELGLDFYPVHFEVVPDHVIYELGSYGLPARFSHWTFGRDYHIQKTMYEYGMAKIYEIVFNTDPCQAFLLESNSMLAHKFVVAHVLGHNDFFKNNVYFEQTDRKMIEKVRLHSNRIRRYEEEYGPLVVEEFLDAVLSIEYHFDIHATAPFHRKTPEEYEQERRHPTRHATEFDDLWNISEERALQPEPAPTRRIPPEPDYDLLGFLRDYAPELERWQRDILSMIREEMLYFVPQMRTKIMNEGWASYWHERILSEIDLTPEEHFEFRRMHSAVLSPSSRMSLNPYYVGYTIFKDIERRWNGEPDPDYPETDWREAPLTRPQGEGLQKIFEVRQLECDTSFLRKYLTEGLVKRLDLYTYKQEEVNGELVWVVQETDWRKVRDTLLDSMTNFGIPVITVEDGDYQRRGELLLRHHYDGKPLDKDYARRTLRYIYQIWKRPVHIQTGPGGEEMISWDGKELIEEPA, encoded by the coding sequence ATGGATCGTGCAGAGCGTGCCGAACTGGAAAGATGGATAGATATCATTACTCAGAAAGCTGCGGAGCTTGGACTAGATTTCTATCCGGTGCACTTTGAGGTAGTGCCCGACCATGTTATCTATGAGTTAGGAAGCTATGGACTTCCTGCTCGTTTCTCGCACTGGACATTTGGCCGCGACTACCATATTCAAAAAACCATGTATGAGTACGGCATGGCCAAAATCTACGAGATCGTCTTCAATACCGATCCCTGCCAGGCCTTTTTATTAGAGAGCAACTCCATGCTCGCACACAAGTTTGTTGTGGCTCATGTACTAGGCCATAACGACTTTTTTAAGAACAACGTCTATTTTGAACAGACCGATCGGAAGATGATCGAGAAGGTGCGCTTGCACTCCAACCGTATTCGTCGCTATGAAGAGGAGTACGGCCCGTTGGTGGTAGAGGAGTTTCTCGATGCGGTGCTCTCCATTGAGTATCACTTCGACATCCATGCAACGGCGCCTTTCCACCGAAAGACCCCAGAAGAGTACGAGCAGGAGCGACGGCACCCTACGCGGCATGCTACCGAGTTCGACGATCTCTGGAATATTAGTGAGGAGCGAGCACTTCAGCCCGAGCCCGCCCCTACCCGACGTATTCCCCCCGAACCCGATTACGATCTGCTTGGCTTCCTGCGCGACTATGCGCCAGAACTCGAACGATGGCAGCGCGACATTTTAAGCATGATCCGTGAGGAGATGCTCTACTTTGTTCCCCAAATGCGCACCAAGATCATGAACGAGGGATGGGCTTCCTATTGGCATGAGCGCATCCTTTCCGAGATTGACCTTACCCCAGAGGAGCATTTTGAGTTCCGTCGAATGCACTCGGCGGTGCTATCACCAAGTTCCCGCATGTCGCTGAATCCATACTATGTAGGCTATACTATTTTTAAAGATATCGAGCGCCGTTGGAACGGTGAACCAGACCCCGACTATCCGGAAACGGATTGGAGAGAGGCTCCCCTAACACGTCCTCAAGGCGAAGGGCTTCAGAAGATATTCGAGGTGCGACAACTTGAGTGCGATACCTCGTTCCTTCGGAAATACCTCACCGAGGGGTTGGTCAAGCGTCTAGACCTGTATACCTATAAACAAGAGGAAGTCAACGGCGAACTTGTGTGGGTTGTTCAGGAGACGGATTGGCGCAAAGTGCGTGATACTCTTCTGGACAGTATGACCAATTTTGGTATCCCTGTTATCACCGTGGAGGATGGGGACTATCAGCGACGTGGTGAACTCCTTCTCAGACACCACTACGATGGCAAACCCCTAGATAAAGACTATGCCCGCCGAACGCTCCGCTACATCTACCAGATTTGGAAGCGTCCCGTGCATATTCAGACCGGACCGGGGGGCGAGGAGATGATCAGTTGGGATGGGAAGGAGCTTATCGAAGAGCCAGCTTAG
- a CDS encoding tetratricopeptide repeat protein, which yields MENDGYRYLAFLFTDIEKSSALWEQHPDAMERSLAWHDALLSEIIERHQGCVLSREGDSFRAAFEHPLQAISAALEAQIAFVENAKRSTESNSTSPFLPLRVRMALHCGEVYCQDELFIGACLQRGALLVSLAFGEQILLTRAIQEHLQGALLPDEVSLLDLGLHRLKDLSQPEPLFQLCHPSLPVKFPPLVSLEAQKTNLPAQITHFVGRERELEELKQQLRPLPQPSHRLLTLTGPGGVGKTRLSLQVGADLLDDFSDGVWVVELATLKTPQLVLNTIASVFGIREEAGQRLQDALCDYLRPLRLLVILDNCEHLLVPGADGEGAARSTMGLEWVEWILARCPQVVFLATSRQPLGLAEEHIYPLSPLSFPEDAEVSLEQLLQYDAVRLFVELAAHVQPSFRLQRSNAPHVVSICQQVDGIPLALELAAARLNILSVVHLAERLQQRLHLLRHGNRVALPRQQTLRALIDWSYELLDEREKLLFCRLAVFEGGATFEAITQILDDEPQITELLSALVAKSLLICSVSEHATRFHMLEIIREYAWEKFIALPEMERVRERHKEWYLNFAQSKLDGLYDERTAETLLLFDAEHANFRAALAWCVHQKNVIDELRLVNALQRFWLVRGHLSEGFMRLREALDRAKDTQPSERRYKAYVNAGIQCWASGNFSEMSFYFEHAIAEARVLQHATYTATALANYAAALIYCDQMEKARALLEEAYEISSQGDDQELKAAYLGYLAVVAKEEGNYAKAELLSLEVRKEWERLANPLALASTINNLGICARAQGDLARARAFAQEGLSLRRQIGDKHGFGWSLLAFAELEAACCRYDRAARLFAAAERALVHGSPLTPSEKRDYEAHLKQTKEALGADLFARYYREGEAMPLGEAIAYALEENETPCP from the coding sequence ATGGAGAACGACGGTTACCGCTATTTGGCTTTCCTCTTTACCGATATTGAGAAAAGCAGTGCACTGTGGGAGCAGCATCCCGATGCGATGGAGCGTAGCCTTGCCTGGCACGATGCTCTTTTAAGTGAGATCATCGAGCGACACCAAGGCTGCGTGTTGTCTCGTGAGGGTGATTCCTTTCGGGCTGCCTTTGAACATCCACTTCAGGCCATAAGCGCCGCGTTAGAAGCCCAGATCGCCTTTGTAGAAAATGCGAAGCGCTCTACCGAATCGAATAGTACATCCCCATTTTTACCGCTGCGCGTGCGCATGGCTTTGCATTGCGGCGAGGTGTATTGTCAAGATGAGCTATTTATTGGCGCATGCCTTCAGCGGGGAGCGCTGCTTGTGTCGCTGGCTTTCGGCGAGCAGATTCTCCTTACGCGCGCGATACAAGAGCATTTGCAAGGGGCTCTCCTGCCAGACGAAGTAAGCTTGCTGGATTTAGGGCTGCATCGTCTGAAAGACCTAAGCCAGCCGGAGCCGCTCTTTCAACTCTGCCATCCGAGTTTGCCCGTGAAGTTTCCCCCTCTTGTCTCATTGGAGGCGCAGAAGACGAATCTACCCGCCCAAATCACCCACTTCGTAGGACGTGAGCGCGAATTAGAGGAGCTTAAACAACAGCTGCGGCCCCTTCCTCAGCCCTCACATCGCTTGCTTACGTTGACAGGGCCGGGCGGTGTGGGCAAAACGCGCCTCTCCCTACAGGTTGGGGCAGATTTGCTCGACGATTTTTCGGATGGTGTGTGGGTTGTGGAGCTGGCAACGCTTAAAACGCCACAACTTGTGCTCAATACCATTGCAAGCGTATTCGGCATTCGGGAAGAGGCAGGCCAGCGACTCCAGGATGCGTTGTGCGACTACCTCCGCCCCTTACGCTTGCTTGTTATTTTAGATAACTGCGAGCATCTTCTCGTCCCTGGAGCTGATGGAGAAGGTGCCGCGCGGAGCACTATGGGGCTTGAATGGGTCGAGTGGATTCTCGCTCGTTGTCCTCAAGTCGTTTTTTTAGCCACCAGCCGTCAGCCTCTTGGGCTTGCTGAAGAGCATATTTATCCTCTCTCTCCGCTCTCTTTTCCGGAGGACGCGGAAGTGTCGTTAGAGCAGCTTCTGCAGTACGATGCGGTACGTCTCTTTGTGGAGCTGGCCGCCCATGTTCAGCCCAGTTTTCGGCTTCAGCGCTCAAACGCTCCTCATGTCGTCTCTATTTGTCAACAGGTGGATGGCATTCCTCTTGCGCTTGAGCTGGCCGCGGCACGCCTCAATATCCTCTCTGTGGTGCACCTCGCCGAACGTCTTCAGCAGCGTTTGCATCTCCTCAGGCATGGCAACCGTGTAGCTTTACCACGGCAACAGACGCTTCGTGCCCTCATTGATTGGAGCTACGAACTTCTCGACGAACGAGAGAAGTTGCTTTTTTGTCGGTTAGCCGTTTTTGAGGGAGGGGCGACGTTTGAGGCCATCACACAAATCTTGGACGATGAGCCTCAAATTACCGAGCTTTTGAGTGCTTTGGTAGCCAAATCGTTACTGATATGCAGCGTCTCAGAACATGCCACGCGCTTCCATATGCTGGAGATCATCCGCGAATACGCTTGGGAGAAGTTTATCGCCTTGCCCGAAATGGAACGTGTGCGCGAGCGACATAAGGAGTGGTATCTAAATTTTGCACAGTCAAAATTAGATGGGCTTTACGATGAGCGCACGGCGGAAACTCTGTTGCTGTTTGATGCCGAACATGCCAACTTTCGCGCTGCGCTTGCGTGGTGCGTTCATCAGAAGAATGTTATAGATGAACTGCGCTTGGTTAACGCGTTGCAACGGTTCTGGCTCGTGCGTGGGCACCTCAGTGAGGGTTTCATGCGCCTTAGGGAGGCCCTAGATCGTGCGAAGGATACGCAACCTTCCGAAAGACGCTATAAAGCCTATGTAAATGCCGGAATACAGTGCTGGGCTTCTGGCAACTTTTCAGAGATGTCGTTCTACTTTGAGCACGCTATCGCGGAAGCGCGTGTGCTTCAACATGCCACCTATACAGCGACCGCTCTGGCCAACTATGCCGCCGCACTGATCTATTGCGATCAGATGGAAAAGGCGCGAGCGCTCCTCGAAGAGGCCTATGAAATAAGTTCCCAGGGGGACGATCAGGAGCTAAAGGCGGCATACTTAGGCTATCTAGCCGTCGTAGCCAAAGAGGAAGGCAACTACGCGAAGGCCGAGTTGCTCTCTTTGGAAGTAAGGAAGGAATGGGAGCGTTTGGCAAATCCGCTTGCGCTTGCCTCGACTATCAACAATTTAGGAATCTGTGCCCGGGCACAGGGCGACTTAGCCAGGGCGCGCGCCTTTGCTCAGGAGGGTCTTTCGCTGCGTCGGCAGATAGGAGATAAACACGGATTTGGATGGTCTCTACTTGCTTTTGCTGAATTAGAGGCAGCCTGCTGCCGCTACGACAGGGCGGCGCGTCTTTTTGCTGCGGCTGAAAGGGCATTGGTGCATGGCTCGCCTCTAACCCCCTCCGAAAAGCGTGATTATGAGGCGCACCTTAAGCAGACCAAGGAGGCTTTAGGAGCCGATCTCTTTGCTCGCTATTATCGAGAGGGAGAGGCGATGCCGCTTGGGGAGGCCATTGCCTATGCCCTGGAGGAGAATGAGACTCCATGTCCCTAG